CTGGAACTGAACTACGATCCGTTCCATGAGCTGCAGATCGATTTTCGAACCTGGTGTGGTATTGTGGCGTTCTCGGAGCGCTTTATCAACACGCTCGACCGCGAACAGGACCCCTCGGATGAGGTGAGCTGAACGGGGGCAGGGTGCGGAAGAAAATAGAGCTGCAGAACTGACCCGGGAACTTCATTTTACTGTCTCCAGCTCGAAATGGTCGACTTTGAATCGCTGGAGCGACGCGTCCGCTGGGCTCAGCCGTCGGAAAGTCTGTGCCAAGTGTTACAAATCATCAAATATCAGTAATCTCTTTGTCCCCGTGGTGGTTTGAGCTGAGCAAACAGGTTGCCGCCTGGTGTTGACACTACGGATTAAGCCTGCAGGGGCAGAGGCAGCACAAGTGCGATACGTGCGTTCCGGCGGAAGGATTAGCTTACGGCCGTCAGTGATAGGGTGTGTGGCGGCCCTCCCCCTCTCGGCCGCAGGGTGCCGAAGGGTTCAACTGCCTGTCTCTATTCAATAGTCTCTTAATTAATCATGCTAAGGACTGCCCGAGGCTTTATTTGTGCACATGGAGTGTTAATGTTTTAAGGCACGTTTATGGGTATCAGATGGATTTGTGTATTTTCGCGGCTTGTTTCAGATGTTCCTCGAGCCGTTTAACCCCGATTGTAgtataaaatttgaaaaagaGAGGAACTACATATTAGTGAAGGTTCAGAAGAAATAGATGCCCCTTTGGATATTCAAATACCGATTCACCAAGATATTTGTGACTgccaatcgaagcaaaagtcTTTTTGTAGTTTGCTGAACGTTTCCTTATCAGTTGTGCTACGATTCAGATAGCGGTGTTTGATAGAAACTGTaagacaaataaaataatgtccTCTGTAACTCTTTATTCGCATCTCTTACGACAGTTTACCGTCTCAATCGTTTGGGCCAATCGAGTTCGATTGCCATCACATCGAGCGCGTGAATGTCGATCGGCGTACCGATCATCTTACACAGATTTGGCTGCGTCCGCCCGAAATCGCCATGGACCAGCTCCTTGATGTAGGTGCCCGCCTCCGTCACGATATCGATCACCATGGCGTGCGGATTGTCCCGACAGGCCTGTGCCCGCATGCTGTAAATCGTTCTCTGGCGCTTTAGAAGTGGCCGCCGATGCAGCACCCGTAGCGGCGTTACCTGCTCTATTACAAAAGGTTCTGCGATGCGCAGTTTGCCGATCATTTCCTTGGTAACTGGTTCCGCCGCGACGCAAAGGGCACGGTAAAACTTTCTCTTATCTAGCTCGGTGCCACGAATATGACCGAGCTCTTCGCGCTTTACCAGCTGTAGGTCCTTGATCGAGACATTCTTCGACTCGTCCACGGATCGCTCCATGGCGACCGCAACATCTTCGGGCAACTGATCGCACACTGCGTTCGGTATCTCCATCACAAACGGACGTCCTTCGCCGAGGCATCGCACATCGACATCCTCGCGGCCGCTGGCTGAAAATATGAGCTGCTCCAGCGGTACGCCAAAGTGTGGTGCGATGGGTGCGCCGATCGTTTCCTGTACGCTGCCATCCATCATCCGCTTCCCGTCGATAATCCACGGAGTTTGGCTGAGTTCACGCGATACCTTGTTGTACCTTCCGGCAACGAAAATGGTAGGGCCGGTAAACGAGACCGGACCACGAACCAGCCCCTCGTTCTGCACCACTACCGGTGGCACGGGGTAGTGATTGCCAAACAATTCCCCATCTATCACGTCGGGATTAAAGAACTTCTCGAAAGCGTTTCGGGTGATGAATTCTCGCTTGCAATGTTTGTGCCGTTTTCGGTTGGCAAAAAATTCTGGCTGAATAAGTTCCAGTGTGGCCAGTTCCGTCTGCTCTAGCTCGTAGCTGTACGAAACGGTTATCATTACACCGTCCACCGAGAATGGTTTGCCGAGCGTTCGTTCAAGCTGGTCAATAATGATCATCTTCAGGGTATCCTTAATCGCGACATCGGGCGGCGTGTCACTGCGGAACGTGTCCGGGAAGCGGGCGTATAGATCGAACCACAGTGCCAGCTGGCGAAGCTGTAGCACGATTGGTAGCGATATTGAGGTCAGAAATCCGGCCTCACACCGAAAGCGGTGGAAGGCCTCACTTTGCTTTACTTCGGCAACCAGGGAATCGAGCGACTCGAACAGTCCCAGACAGGCGACGCACAGATTTTCCTTCAGCTTTTTCACTCTCCGCTCGTCAGTGGTCGTTTCCTGTGGTTCGAGATTACGCTACAAACGGAAAATGCAGGTTAATATCCCAACCGGTGAAACGATTATGCCCCGGTGCCTTACCTTCGCCAACGCAGCATTCACGTCGAGAAAATCTTCCCTCGTGCCTTTAAGATGCCGCAAACAGCATACCCGGCAGCAATCCACGGATCGGAGATAATTGTAAATGGCCTTATGCTGAGCCATCTCACAAACAGGAAACTGTGTTAACAAGCGACACCAATGCAAACATTGTAAAGCAACAGGACaaaaaaatgctaaaaatGCCGACGACTTGCAAAAACGTGTGTGCCAGAAGTAAACAATCACAAGGTTGATAGTGGAAGGTGAGCTCGGTCCCCAAAATTCCTACGAATGCTCGAATATTCTTACGAATTGGTTTAATTCGTATTTCATGggtactttttgtttttttttgtgttagtTTTACACCAAAAAAGGCTAAACCTTTAGTTAAACTCGAAAGAAgtctttaatttgtttgcaaaGAGACAAACAATCGACATAAGGGTCGAACAAAAGTCGACATCAATTGACAGATCACTGTTGGGCCAATTATCAGAAAAGCCGATTGTTTATAACCGGCTTCCAGCGTGTAGCGTGTTTTATAATCGGCTATAGCGTGTTACGCGATAAAATCAACCGTACAGTAATATTTTAGCCGAAAGCTGATAAAAGCATGGGATCGAAAAATGAGGTAACTGAATCAGGATTCATAATCGACATAGTTCACTGACCACCCCTCTACTGCCGTAGTTTAACGTGGATGATTTGCTGTCTGAGTTTGAAACGATGAAGATTTCTGCGCTGCGAAACGCGGCAAAAGTATCGCCCATGATCAAAGAGCGCACGATTGGGCCGGATTGGGACGTCAGTGTAAAGCGCAGCGATCTCCCGCCTGATTGTGAGACAGTCACATCCAAGCTTCACCACCAAGAACTGGAACGACAACGGCATGCGAGTGTTCGGAAGTCACTGGACGAGCGGCAAACAAGGATCCGCCAGGCGGACCAGCAGCGTGAAGAGGAGTTGATCCGAAATCTGCGCGAAGCCGCAGAAAAAGCCGCCCGGAAGCAACAAGAGGCCGACCAGCGGTTACTGAAGGCAATCCTGGAGCAGGAACAGGCGGCACAAGAAGCGACCAGCCGAAGACAGGCCGAGATTGAAGAGGAAAACCGCCGGCTGAGTGATATCGCCACGCAGCTGAAACACCGTCAGGATGAGCTTCGTCGGAAGCACCAGCTGATCGAAACGATCCGCCAGCACAGTGGGCAGTTTCGGGTGGGCACGGACACGTTCACGAAAGCGCTGACCGCAATCGGTGTACAGCACGCTACCAAGTTTGTCAATCAAAAGAAAGCGTTTCGTACTTTGCAGAGAGACTTTGATCTGCTGCTTCAAACGATCAACGCCAGTCAGGAGGTAGACCAGAAGGAAGCGGATCTGGCCGCTGATTACTGCAGGCAGCTCGATCAGGTTAACGTGGAGGTGACGGAAATTGTTGCCCAAATCGAGAGCGCCcagaagcagcaacaggagcagcaagagcagctgcaacagcagcgcagTCAGGAACTAGCCGCGGAACAGGCCAATCAACAGCAAGCGATCAATCTCAGTGCCCCACAGCAACCGCAGGCAGCAGACAGTACGGACGGTGGTGCCACAGTGGTGACCGCAACACCGCTGCGTGCCGATCTTCCCGAGAATGAACCCTTCTTTCAGCCCGTTTCACCCGAGTGCTTACATTTTTACACTGAGGTCAAAAGTTTCTACGAAAAACACCAGGCCGTGGTCAAGCAGTTACTGGATGATGCCTCAATGAAAACGTACCGTTTTAACTGTCAGAAGGCGATCAATATACCGGTAAATGCGATCTCCGCCGTCAATCGGGAACACTTCATCGACAAGTACAATAAATTGGCCGCCCTGCTGAGTGGTCAAAATGTGAAGGTTGCCGATGTGAACGTGTCCGTCAATGGCCATCCCCTCGGTCGAACGTACTGCACGATGCTGTTGGCGAAAAAGTTTGTGGTAAGCTTGTGCAACCGAACCAAGGTCCCATTGAATGCTGATGTCGGtttcttttgcctttttgcAGAGCCAAGCAGACACGGGTATTTCGAGTAACGCGTCGGCCGCCTTCCCGATCGCTGCGATCGCCGTCGCACTCTGGCAGCGCTTTCCCGAGTTTGgtcttttctttttggcttACCTTCACCGCGAGTGCCCGTACCTTGTGCCGTACTACCTTCCGCAGTTCGAGGGCCAAACCCAGGAGGAATTTCTGAAGACGCTCGGTTACCGATTCACCGACGGCACGCTCGAAAAGCAGGACCAGTACCTGAAGCGGATGTCTGGGCTGGCACGGCTCTATGCGGCCGTTATTGTGACCGTGCCGAGACGGGACGACGCCAACCTGCCACACCCGCACGGGCTCGAGTGCGGGTGGCGTTGGTTGACGAATATCCTCAATCGTTTCCCGCAACCCGACATCTGTGCCACGGTTATATGCGAGTTTCTACAAACGGCCGGCGCCGACCTGCATGCCGCCTACGGCCGGCAGTTCCTGAAGGTGTTACGCCTCCTGCAGGGTGACTATTTGACGGCCCTGAATCGCATCGATACCGGCGGACCAAAGGCACGGCTCGAGGGTCTGGTCACGCAGATACTGAGCGAGGGAAGAATCAATCGCCCTGAGGGTATGTTGAGTCCAAACTTCTGGTGAGCAGAATCAGCAGGAGACTGGATTACTTgtaaacaattgttttatttgtattatCGTATTTTGCTTCCGTTCTCTTGTGTTCCTTTTGCCATCATCGCCACGATCAGTTTTTATATACTGTTAATGGCGCGCGATTCAATAATACACCCGTTCCGTTGGTAGGCCGCAAACTGTagtcggttttttttgcaacaaacttatccgaaaacaataaacaaaaaataacgggTAGAATAGGATAGTCCAGTGAGAAAACAAGCGGAGCATTCGGGTTGCTCCTTCAGAAGCTTCCAACAATACATTCTTAGGTTGGGGACACGGCCCGAGCAATAGGCTTCTTGGTACGGATGCCACCGGCAACGGTGCTCCCGAGCCGTGGCGTTTGCTAGCCTGCGACCGCTTCCAGTTCACGCTCGACAATTTTCCGGTACTCATCGAAGCCCCCGTCCACGCTCTTGACTGTGCCTTCTCCGCAAACCCACAGCTCCTTGCAGATCATGCGAATGAGCCGCTCGTCGTGAGACACGAGAATAACGCCACCCTGTAGCCGCGGGGGGAAAGAATGTCAGTTTAAAACCGGTTTGGATAAGCGGCCCGAGCGAAGTAACTTACGGTGTACTTGTTGACCGCCTTTCCGAGTGCCTCTATCGTTTCGATATCGAGATGGTTAGTCGGTTCGTCGAGCACCAGAAAGTTTGGTCGTCCCATGCACATCTTGGCGAGTGCGACACGCGACTTCTGTCCACCGGAAAGGCTGGCCACGACTTGCAGGGCAAGATCGCCGGACACACCGAAGCTCCCGAGCACTCGGCGGTACTCTTCGATCGGCTTGCCCGGATACGCGTTCTGCAGCAGTTCCACACAGTTGACGCTCA
The nucleotide sequence above comes from Anopheles bellator chromosome 1, idAnoBellAS_SP24_06.2, whole genome shotgun sequence. Encoded proteins:
- the LOC131216263 gene encoding putative tRNA pseudouridine synthase Pus10, whose amino-acid sequence is MAQHKAIYNYLRSVDCCRVCCLRHLKGTREDFLDVNAALAKRNLEPQETTTDERRVKKLKENLCVACLGLFESLDSLVAEVKQSEAFHRFRCEAGFLTSISLPIVLQLRQLALWFDLYARFPDTFRSDTPPDVAIKDTLKMIIIDQLERTLGKPFSVDGVMITVSYSYELEQTELATLELIQPEFFANRKRHKHCKREFITRNAFEKFFNPDVIDGELFGNHYPVPPVVVQNEGLVRGPVSFTGPTIFVAGRYNKVSRELSQTPWIIDGKRMMDGSVQETIGAPIAPHFGVPLEQLIFSASGREDVDVRCLGEGRPFVMEIPNAVCDQLPEDVAVAMERSVDESKNVSIKDLQLVKREELGHIRGTELDKRKFYRALCVAAEPVTKEMIGKLRIAEPFVIEQVTPLRVLHRRPLLKRQRTIYSMRAQACRDNPHAMVIDIVTEAGTYIKELVHGDFGRTQPNLCKMIGTPIDIHALDVMAIELDWPKRLRR
- the LOC131206016 gene encoding mRNA export factor Gle1 — translated: MGSKNEFNVDDLLSEFETMKISALRNAAKVSPMIKERTIGPDWDVSVKRSDLPPDCETVTSKLHHQELERQRHASVRKSLDERQTRIRQADQQREEELIRNLREAAEKAARKQQEADQRLLKAILEQEQAAQEATSRRQAEIEEENRRLSDIATQLKHRQDELRRKHQLIETIRQHSGQFRVGTDTFTKALTAIGVQHATKFVNQKKAFRTLQRDFDLLLQTINASQEVDQKEADLAADYCRQLDQVNVEVTEIVAQIESAQKQQQEQQEQLQQQRSQELAAEQANQQQAINLSAPQQPQAADSTDGGATVVTATPLRADLPENEPFFQPVSPECLHFYTEVKSFYEKHQAVVKQLLDDASMKTYRFNCQKAINIPVNAISAVNREHFIDKYNKLAALLSGQNVKVADVNVSVNGHPLGRTYCTMLLAKKFVSQADTGISSNASAAFPIAAIAVALWQRFPEFGLFFLAYLHRECPYLVPYYLPQFEGQTQEEFLKTLGYRFTDGTLEKQDQYLKRMSGLARLYAAVIVTVPRRDDANLPHPHGLECGWRWLTNILNRFPQPDICATVICEFLQTAGADLHAAYGRQFLKVLRLLQGDYLTALNRIDTGGPKARLEGLVTQILSEGRINRPEGMLSPNFW